One Drosophila willistoni isolate 14030-0811.24 unplaced genomic scaffold, UCI_dwil_1.1 Seg212.1, whole genome shotgun sequence DNA window includes the following coding sequences:
- the LOC124461149 gene encoding uncharacterized protein LOC124461149, with the protein MWTPNQIQLIAHPEVWIRDADQFLVRLNNSQVCLNISEKNIEKEVKSNCLTALVEAAPDHPLDHLVQRVSSWLTLVHTVGYVLRFLRCTKGPFGDKGSNCLTFEEITAARIVCLRHAQTCFQDDYQLLLANKPLRSRSQLAKLSPMIDKDGLLRVGGRLHHSQLSTEAKHPVLLPKSHRITKLILEYEHRVNLYPGVSSLFVMVRQTFWIFGARNLIRKVTHDCLACFRQRHHTSQQRMADLPSIRVTQALPFVNTGCDYAGPILLKDGKGRKPRIGKGYICLFVCLVTSAIHLELVTDLSTDLFLAALRRFVSLRGKCNKIYSDNGTNFIGAKRSLDEMQKLLASQPHIEKVRNALANDGIQWIFIPPHAPHWGGKWESAVRCVKLHIRRVIGKSTLTYEQMRTLLAQVSAVVNSRPLCYNSDTDINYLSPAHFLIGRPLTTIPKADLGHIPVGRLGYWQSIQSMMQGFWKQWHQEYLTTLQQRPKWATTTPNVAVGDVVLVKESNTPPAHWHLALVLEAYPGKDQLVRAVRLKTSSGELTRPITKVAVLPRSETVFQGGPGCSGTDCVYR; encoded by the coding sequence ATGTGGACTCCAAATCAAATTCAGCTGATTGCGCATCCAGAGGTCTGGATACGGGACGCGGATCAGTTTCTGGTAAGGTTAAACAACTCACAAGTCTGTTTGAATATTTCAGAAAAGAACATAGAAAAGGAAGTCAAAAGCAATTGTCTGACTGCATTAGTAGAGGCAGCTCCTGATCATCCACTTGATCATCTTGTTCAACGAGTATCTTCATGGTTGACGCTCGTTCACACGGTTGGCTATGTCCTTCGCTTTCTACGGTGCACGAAGGGTCCTTTCGGGGACAAGGGCTCAAACTGTCTTACGTTTGAGGAAATCACCGCGGCACGCATTGTATGCTTGCGCCACGCGCAAACCTGCTTTCAGGATGACTATCAATTGCTACTCGCAAATAAACCATTGCGAAGTCGATCTCAGCTGGCTAAACTCTCGCCAATGATCGACAAGGACGGACTACTCAGGGTTGGAGGACGCTTGCACCACTCGCAATTGTCCACAGAGGCGAAACATCCAGTTTTGCTACCGAAATCTCATCGCATCACCAAGCTGATACTTGAATACGAACACAGGGTCAACCTGTACCCTGGCGTCTCATCACTCTTTGTTATGGTACGTCAAACATTCTGGATATTTGGCGCAAGGAACTTGATAAGGAAAGTCACACACGACTGTTTGGCTTGTTTTCGACAGCGGCATCATACATCACAACAAAGGATGGCTGATCTACCCAGCATTCGTGTCACTCAGGCACTTCCATTTGTAAACACTGGATGTGACTATGCTGGTCCAATCCTTCTTAAGGATGGAAAGGGGCGCAAACCGCGCATTGGTAAGGGCTACATATGCCTATTTGTTTGTCTGGTCACATCGGCAATCCATCTGGAACTTGTAACGGACTTGAGCACCGACTTATTCTTGGCCGCGCTAAGACGTTTCGTCTCTTTGCGTGGCAAGTGCAACAAAATCTATAGCGACAACGGAACGAATTTCATTGGAGCTAAACGCTCTCTTGATGAAATGCAGAAGCTGCTGGCATCTCAGCCACACATCGAAAAGGTTAGGAATGCTCTGGCGAATGATGGCATTCAATGGATATTCATTCCACCACATGCTCCTCATTGGGGAGGAAAATGGGAATCTGCAGTCAGATGCGTAAAGCTGCATATTCGCCGAGTCATTGGGAAATCTACTCTCACCTACGAGCAGATGCGAACTCTACTTGCACAAGTCAGTGCGGTGGTCAACTCACGACCCTTGTGCTACAACTCGGACACAGATATCAATTATTTGTCGCCAGCACATTTCTTGATCGGCAGGCCTCTCACAACTATACCAAAGGCAGACTTAGGCCACATCCCCGTGGGCCGACTTGGGTACTGGCAAAGTATCCAATCTATGATGCAAGGTTTCTGGAAGCAATGGCACCAGGAGTATCTTACCACATTGCAACAGCGTCCAAAGTGGGCCACTACAACACCAAATGTAGCAGTGGGAGATGTGGTGCTTGTAAAGGAATCGAACACCCCACCAGCTCACTGGCATCTGGCGCTGGTTCTCGAAGCCTACCCAGGCAAGGATCAATTGGTTCGAGCGGTTAGACTCAAGACCTCTTCGGGAGAATTAACTCGGCCAATCACCAAGGTTGCGGTATTGCCCCGTTCAGAAACTGTGTTTCAGGGCGGGCCGGGATGTTCAGGAACGGATtgcgtttatcgataa
- the LOC124461150 gene encoding uncharacterized protein LOC124461150 has protein sequence MATKDLSSGIYHCKKCMQEDNNRMVQCNRCCSWYHFDCVGVINEKSENSWNCDCVNVSSEVITTILSNALQNLGNTTRAGEPQATSSPAKPTAPLPEPDRDFGICPPKIFPDTARTAVLAASYYPESKVQMDIDLNTAIPSAAQHAARQAIPKELPTFDGNPQNWPLFYSSFQTSMEIAGYTNAENLMRLQASLKGKAQKVRLVWDAAAQSGGKALNDYIWSGPDLLNSLFDLLLSFRVGRVAICGDIAEMFRDVLYRFCPQYPQAAQAMKDYHYVDDFIYSGDNYVEVGNIATQVRDIHAAGGFHIRNWSSNSKEVLRILKSDSLLPEAVEITATEKVLGLYWMPNSDVFTFICKFARLKRNVLDSDKTPTKRELLQVLMSMYDPLGFISCFTIELKILLQEVWRSGIGWDTGLPDALLPKWIRWKRILTTIAGLTIPRCYFNSSDQIHDFQLHTFVDASELAYAAVCYLRIRQGERTYLSFVASKAKVESPLSPLSIPRMELQAAVIGAKLSNRIQRNPSLSINSSCYWSDSKTVLKRLRMDPRKFQQFVMHRVGEILEFTNDQQEWPKCDDLGPPNNAEVRHNILFIDNSPMELKLNAEYFSDWRRLYRALARFILYIEKLKAKQNKASPPTEVSYEMIQQARTLLLRHAQSSEPEIRNLTRDENQLLCTRGRAENLNGQNQILLPYGHHITRLIVNWYHHEMHHTSHGTCINRIRGMFYISRLRVLYKGMRKSCQRCKNESAMPVLPQMAPLPIARLAAYQRPFTYVGIDYFGPFLVAVGRRSEKRWGVIFTCLTIRAVHIQLACSLDTASCIMCIRNFINRRGTPREIYSDNGTNFKAAEKIICDKAQTINFNAVQPAFDDIKWKFNPPAAPHMGGAWERLVRSVKTVLYAICPARKFTSEGLQSALWEVEFILNSRPLTFVSLDSKDDEAITPNHLLLGSANGYKPVFETTHTVQHMWQAVQEFADQFWRRWVREYVPDLARRGKWFTKRPPIAAGDVVVILDETLLRNRWPKGIVEQTILAKDNQYRVAYWADSEIL, from the exons ATGGCAACAAAAGACTTATCAAGTGGAATATATCATTGCAAGAAATGCATGCAGGAAGACAATAACCGCATGGTGCAATGCAATCGATGCTGTTCCTGGTATCATTTCGACTGCGTTGGAGTAATAAACGAGAAATCTGAGAACAGCTGGAACTGCGACTGCGTCAACGTGTCATCGGAAGTCATCACAACCATATTGAGCAACGCCCTGCAGAACCTCGGAAATACCACACGAGCAGGCGAACCTCAGGCTACTTCGTCACCAGCAAAACCAACGGCGCCGCTACCAGAACCGGATCGGGACTTTGGAATATGCCCTCCAAAAATATTCCCGGACACAGCTAGGACGGCTGTTCT GGCTGCATCGTACTATCCAGAAAGTAAAGTGCAAATGGACATAGACCTAAACACAGCCATACCAAGCGCGGCACAACATGCAGCCCGTCAAGCGATACCGAAAGAGCTTCCAACATTTGATGGCAATCCTCAGAACTGGCCTCTATTCTACAGTAGTTTTCAGACAAGTATGGAAATCGCTGGGTATACGAATGCAGAAAATCTTATGCGGCTGCAAGCTAGCCTGAAGGGAAAAGCAC AGAAGGTCCGGCTTGTATGGGACGCAGCCGCCCAATCCGGCGGCAAGGCCCTGAATGACTACATCTGGAGTGGTCCAGATCTCCTAAACTCCCTGTTTGACCTCTTACTCTCATTCCGAGTAGGACGAGTGGCGATCTGTGGCGATATCGCCGAGATGTTCCGAGATGTGTTAT ATCGATTCTGCCCACAGTACCCTCAAGCAGCACAAGCCATGAAGGACTACCACTACGTGGATGATTTTATATACAGCGGCGACAACTACGTGGAAGTCGGAAACATCGCAACTCAAGTCAGAGACATCCATGCAGCAGGTGGTTTCCACATACGCAATTGGTCTTCAAACTCAAAGGAGGTCCTACGAATACTAAAGAGCGATTCGCTACTCCCCGAAGCTGTCGAAATTACCGCAACAGAAAAGGTACTCGGCTTATATTGGATGCCGAACTCCGACGTATTCACATTCATCTGCAAGTTCGCCAGGCTGAAGCGCAACGTTTTAGACAGTGACAAAACACCAACCAAACGCGAGCTCTTGCAAGTACTTATGTCAATGTACGACCCACTCGGCTTCATCTCATGCTTTACAATAGAGCTGAAAATCCTACTGCAAGAAGTCTGGAGAAGCGGCATTGGCTGGGATACTGGTTTGCCCGACGCATTGTTACCCAAATGGATACGATGGAAACGGATCCTTACAACAATCGCCGGATTGACCATCCCGAGATGTTATTTCAACAGCAGCGATCAAATCCATGATTTCCAGTTACACACGTTCGTAGACGCCAGCGAATTGGCATACGCAGCAGTCTGCTACCTTCGGATACGCCAGGGGGAAAGAACCTACCTCAGCTTCGTGGCCTCCAAGGCGAAAGTTGAGTCACCGTTGAGTCCACTATCTATACCAAGGATGGAACTGCAGGCCGCAGTTATCGGAGCAAAGCTGAGTAACCGAATCCAACGCAATCCAAGTTTGTCAATTAACTCGAGTTGTTATTGGTCCGACTCAAAGACTGTTCTCAAACGGCTTCGTATGGATCCACGAAAGTTTCAGCAATTCGTCATGCACCGCGTGGGCGAAATACTGGAATTCACAAAC GATCAACAGGAGTGGCCAAAATGCGATGATTTGGGGCCACCAAACAATGCTGAAGTCAGGCATAACATACTCTTCATCGACAATTCGCCGATGGAGCTAAAACTTAACGCGGAATATTTTTCCGACTGGCGCAGGCTATATCGAGCTTTAGCGCGCTTCATTCTCTACATTGAGAAActgaaagcgaaacaaaatAAGGCATCGCCACCTACAGAGGTGTCTTACGAGATGATTCAGCAGGCACGCACACTCCTACTGCGGCATGCGCAGTCATCTGAACCAGAAATTCGCAACTTAACGAGAG ATGAAAACCAGCTCCTATGCACCCGAGGGCGAGCAGAAAACCTAAACggccaaaaccaaatactGCTCCCATATGGGCACCACATTACTCGGCTCATAGTGAACTGGTATCATCACGAAATGCACCACACATCCCATGGGACGTGTATTAACAGGATTCGAGGCATGTTTTACATATCACGTCTACGAGTCTTATACAAAGGCATGCGGAAGTCTTGCCAACGCTGTAAAAATGAGAGCGCCATGCCTGTTCTACCGCAAATGGCTCCCTTGCCCATCGCCAGGCTGGCTGCCTACCAACGTCCCTTCACTTACGTCGGTATCGACTACTTCGGGCCCTTCTTGGTTGCTGTAGGACggcgaagcgaaaaaagatggGGCGTTATTTTCACCTGCCTCACCATACGGGCAGTGCATATACAACTGGCGTGCTCTTTGGACACTGCATCGTGCATAATGTGCATCCGAAACTTCATCAATCGGCGCGGGACCCCGAGAGAAATTTACAGCGACAATGGCACTAACTTCAAAGCTGCTGAAAAGATTATCTGTGACAAAGCGCAGACGATCAACTTCAACGCCGTGCAACCGGCGTTCGATgacatcaaatggaaatttaatccaCCAGCCGCTCCTCATATGGGGGGAGCATGGGAGCGACTTGTTCGTTCCGTCAAGACTGTACTCTACGCAATCTGCCCAGCGAGAAAATTCACCAGCGAGGGCCTACAAAGCGCACTCTGGGAAGTGGAATTCATCCTAAATTCCAGACCGCTTACTTTTGTCTCTCTGGACAGCAAAGACGACGAGGCTATCACCCCTAACCATCTACTACTAGGATCAGCAAACGGCTATAAACCAGTCTTCGAAACCACACATACCGTACAGCACATGTGGCAAGCTGTACAAGAATTCGCCGATCAATTCTGGCGACGATGGGTACGCGAATACGTTCCAGATTTAGCCAGGCGAGGAAAATGGTTTACGAAGAGACCACCAATAGCAGCTGGAGACGTCGTTGTAATATTGGACGAGACTCTGCTCCGAAATAGATGGCCAAAAGGTATAGTCGAGCAAACAATCCTGGCCAAAGACAACCAG TATCGCGTAGCCTACTGGGCGGACTCCGAGATCCTTTAG